A window of bacterium genomic DNA:
AGGAAGTACGGGATTTGATTCATGCTTTCAAGTCCCTATAAACCAATCCCACCCACAAATTCGTGTATGGAGCCCCATTTTCTTGTCTGTTACCAGAATATGGGTGTCCAACCAGTCTTTGAGAAATTTACTTGTCTCGATGGGCACCGTGAGCTTTCCATTTTCCACCTGAAGGAGCAGCTCCTCGGCCTGTTTCGCCAAGTCCTCATGTGCCTTCTTGTGAGACTGGAAGTTGGGATAGGAATGGGTTTTCATGTAATCTTCCTCGGTTTGAAAGTGGGTCTTGGTATAGTCTACCAGGCCCCTCAGAACCCTCCTGGCCCCTTCCGAGCCTTTCCCAGATTTCATGGCTTCATGGAGCTCATCCACAAGGCTTACCAGTTTCCTGTGTTGCTGGTCCACCAATTTGACCCCCACCCTGTATTCATCTCTCCACTCAAAAAAGCCCATCTCCTACCTCCTCATATATCCTGAGACTTACAATTTCATGTCGGCAGATGAGCTCAGATCTTTAGCCAAAGTCATCCTTGGCTAACAAAAGGTTCGTGAAGCTTTTGCCTTGTTCACAAGATCACATGGGAAGTTGGTCCATGCCCTTTGGGGTAAGCTCCTTATGAATGTTGTCCCCAAGACCAGAAGGAGTCAGCTTCTCCAAGGGCCAGGCTTGCGCCTGCCCGCAAGGTTTTGGCAGGGCTTAGGTGCCATCATTCCCTGAGAGCTGGCACAAGCGCCTCCCTCTGGAAAAAATGAGGGCATTCCAAGGAGGAAAAGTTTGACTCATGCTCTAGGCAGGCACAAACTCCTCTGGCCGGATCTCTTCCAGAGTCATGGCCTGGCTGGGACAACCTGCCACACAAAGCCCGCAGCCCATGCATTTGTGCTGATCCACCAAAGCCGCATTGTCCTCTCCCTCCATGGAGATGGCATCGAAATAGCACTTCTCCAGGCAGGTCTCACATCTGGTACAAAGCTTTGGGTCCACCTTGGCTGCAAAGCGACTTGGCACAACGAATCTCTTGACGCCGGCTTTCACAGGTGGCCAGTTCATGCAACAACACTTGCAGCAGTTGCAAATCACGTGATCCAGTTCTCTTCGATTGTCCACCACATGGACTAACCCAGCCTCTTCGCATTTCCTGAGGATTTCAAGGGCCTCCTCCTTGGAAACAGACCTGCCGGTACCCCTTGTCACCGCATAATCAGCAGCCCTGTTGACCTGGATACAAACCTCCAAGGGCTTGTCGCATCTTTGGGCTATGACCCTGCATGTACATCTGGTCACGGCCAATGATCTGGCCTCCTCCACCAGATGTCTGACATCTTCGAAGGCCAGGATCCTGCTGGATGCGTCCAAGCTCACATTGACCGGGATCACCCGGATGGGAGCCTGGGGAACAAAGGCCTCTATCTTTTTGGCATAATCGGTCCACTCATGGTCTGTGTAATCCCTCCACAACTCCAGAAGCTCCTTGCTGGCATCCAAGGCAACGGCCGTGGCATCGTGAAGCTGTGGCACATGCCTGACCCGGTAGTACTTGCGAGTCCCATTTTTTTCGCTAAAAAAAATTAGCCCCTTCTGAAAGAGGCGCTCCACCATTGGTCCTAACTCTTGGAGGGCCAAACCAGTGCGCTCTGCAAGCTGTTCCAAACTGGCCGGTGGGGACGCTGCCATGAGAACCCTCGCTTCCTGAGGATCGGCCAACATCCTGAATATGCGCTCTATTCTTTGGGAGCCTGAAGCCCCGATGCTGGCCGCCAGGCTCTGGTAAAGCTGTTCATCTTGCATTGGAATCCCTCCCCTTCTCATTCCTCTCTTTATGGACGCTCGAGCCAAGAGGGACAACCCTGCCCTCCCCCTTTATTGATCCCATCTTACCCATTTTTGTGCCAAAGCCATTTCAATGCTTTGAGCAAATCCGTCTTTACAGCATGCCCCAACCCCTGCTTCGGCCTGAAACAAGCTCAGAACTTCTCCTGGGCCCTTGTGGTAAAAGCATGGGGAGGCTATCTTCTTGTATGACATAGCCTCCTGGAAGCCATGCTCATGGAACGGATAGTAATGCAGAGCTCCTTCGAAAATCAACCGCTTTTGCTTGTGGCCTTGGGCGGCAACGCTCTTATCCGCAAGGGGCAGTTGGGCACCATACAGGAGCAGTTCCAGAACCTCAGGGTCCCCATGTCCCAGATCGCCCGCCTATCGGGTTCCTACAGGTTGATAATAACCCATGGGAACGGTCCCCAAGTGGGGAATCTCCTTTTGCAGCAAGAATGCTGCGACTCATTGCCCAGGCTCCCTCTGGAAATTCTGGTGGCTCAAACCCAGGGCCAGATAGGGTACATGATAGAGTCCACTCTGGACTCGGAGCTCATGGCCTTGGGTATGGACCAGGAAAAGCTGCTGGTGAGCCTCATAAGCTATGTTGTGGTGGATCCAGGTGATCCTGCCTTCCAGAATCCCACCAAACCCATTGGCCCTGCTTATCCAGAGGAAAAGCCACTGCTTTTACCCTTTCCCACAAAGAAAACCCCCAAGGGCTACAGGCGGGTTGTGGCCTCTCCAAGACCTGTCACCATTGTGGAAAAAAGAGAGATCCGCCGCTTGAGCCAGATGGGTTTCATAGTGATCTGCTGCGGTGGTGGAGGAATTCCGGTGATCAGGGAGGGAAGGAGCTTCGCAGGTGTGGATGCTGTGATAGATAAAGATTTGGCCAGTGCCAGGTTGGCCCAGGAAGTGGGGGTGGATATCTTCCTCATAGCCACGGACGTGCCCGGAGTGGCCTTGGATTTTGCCACCTCCCAAGAGCGCTTCTTACGCAAGTTGGGAAGCCGTGAGGCAAAGCAGCTCCTGGCCGAGGGGCAATTCCCAGAGGGATCCATGGGTCCCAAGGTGGAAGCCTGCCTCCAGTTTCTGGAAGCAGGTGGAAAGAGGGCCCTGATCTGCGCCTTGGAGGATATCCAAGAAGCCCTGGAAGGAAGGGCCGGGACTGAATTTTTCCTGGAAAAATGAGCTGAAAAATGTCGGGAAAGACCATGCCCAAACTATTTTCGGGTGGCTAAGCCTCCTTTGACTATTTGGGTGCTGTTGCCCATTTCTTTAGAATCTTTTCCTGCCAGATAAGGCAAGGGGCAATGGGTTTCCCCAACCTGCTCACCTGGGCCTGGGATGTCACCCGCAGTGTTGGCACTACCCGGCCTTTTAAGACAATGTGAGCCCAAGCTTTGCTCATCATGGCTGGAGCTAGTGCTCAGGAAGCCTGGGCTCTACCATGGGCGGCGCTTGAGGGCGTTTCAAGGGATGGTATCTGTATTTCACCTGGCCCAAAACAGGGTACCAGTCCTCCCCTTCCCGCCAATGGGCAGGCTGGATTTCCCCTCCCAGTTCAGAGAGAAGCTCTTTGGTGACCAGCACATACTCCGGCTCGGCAACTGTATTTTTTAGCAGCCTGTGGGCTACTACCACGTCCAGGCCGGCTATCTTCTCGAAGTTCTTTATGCGATACACCCCAACCCGGCCCATGTGAAGCACGAACTTCAACCTTAGCTTCACAAGGCTCTGGCAGACCTGGCAGTCACACCTCTTGGGGCACTCGAAGGCCTCCACAAACCACCTTTGCACACCCAAGAATCTCTCATACTGATGTTCCACCAATTGGAAAAGCTCCTTCAAAGATGGAGGCTCTTGCTGAAATGGGATCCAGCAAAAAAGTGCATCCCCTTCCACCTCCACTACCCTGAAATCCATAGGACTTCCCTCCAACATCGCCGAGAAGATGCTCATCATGACCATGTTGGCATGCTCTATCTCGGTGCTTGTGAGAAACTCCGTGTAACCGCTTATGTCAGAAAGCCATATTATGCCCCTGGATTCCATTTCAGGATTTCCCCTCTAGATCTCCTCCAACCCCTTACAGTTTAATCCTGCTTCTGCCTCAGGCCCAAAGATCTTATCTGCTCATGGCGGAAGCAGCCCAGCTCGTGGTCGTTGACCATTCCCACGGCCTGCATGAAAGAATAACAGATTACAGGCCCAACAAACGTGAAACCCAGGGCCTTGAGTTGCCTGGCCATGGAAATGCTCTGAGCGCTGAAGCTGGGAATCTGCTCGTGGCTTGCCCATCTGTTCTGCAGGGGCCTGCCATCCACAAAGCCCCAAAGAAACTCAGAAAAAGAACCTGTGCGCTCTTTTATCCGCATGGCTGCCCTGGCGTTTTGCACCAAAGAAAGGATCTTGAGTCGGTTGCGCACAATAGCTTTGTCCCTGAGAAGCGATTCTATCCTGGCCTCATCAAAAAGGGCCACGCGGGTAAAATCAAAACCTTCAAGGGCTCTTCTATAAGCCTCCCGCTTCTTAAGGATGGTAAGCCAGCTAAGACCTGCCTGGGCCCCCTCCAGCACAAGCATCTCGAAGAGCTTGAATTCATCGAAAACCGGCACTCCCCACTCCAGGTCGTGGTAGGCGAGATAGATGGGATCATCCGTACACCAGCGGCAACGTCTGAGCTTAGAAGATTCCCCTGCCCTTACCATTGCAATCCCTTCCCACCGAGCTTGGCCCAGGTCATCTGCTTTTTCAAAGCTCACCCCCCTCTGGCTTTTCCCTTGGTGAGAGCCAGCCCTTTGATCTTAAGCCTTATCGTGCAAAAATAGAATCTTAGTTTTCCTTAGAGGCAGAGCCTTTACGGCCTGCTAGAGATACCCTAGTTGATAGGCAAACTGGAGGTCTCGTAAGAGATGAAAGACTGTGTTTTTCAAGTACCTAGGCCAGCAAGGACCGGGGCCTCGGTGCTGAAAATCTTGCTCTTGCTTTGGACGAGCCTATTGTTCTCCACAGCCGCTTTTCCACAGCAGCTTTACGACAGGAGCTGGGCGGTTGTCATAGGCATAGACAATTACCAACACTGGCCTCACCTTCAGGCTGCCGTGGCTGATGCCAAGGCCATGGCCCAGAGGCTCAGAGAAATGGGTTTCGAGCCCATCACCTATCTGGCCAATGCTGAGGCCACCAGGGACAGAATTCTCACAGAGATTGGGACCCGTCTTAGCAGGGACACTGGCCCCAATGACAGAGTCTTCATCTACTTTGCAGGCCATGGGTACACTGAAGAACTCCCCAACGGGGACCAGGTGGGTTATCTCATTCCGGCTGACTGTCCCCAGTCCAACTTCTTCACCTACGCCATCTCCATGCAACAAATAAGGGAGACTTTCAGCCGCATGAGGGCCAAACACATATACTATGTCATAGACGCATGCTTCTCGGGTTACGGTTTCACAAGGGGGGCGGGCATGGTCCCTGGAGCCAGGGGATATCTGCAGGTGGTGACCGAAAAGAGGGCGGTGCAGATGATCACCGCTGGCCGAAAAGGAGACCTGGCTCATGAAGAAAAGGGGCACGGCATCTTCACCCTTTATCTATTGAGGGGCCTGCGTGGGGAGGCAGATCTCAACGGGGACGGACTGGTCACTGCCACCGAGCTTGGTGGGTATGTGCAGCCCAATGTTTATCAGGCCTCTGGCCAGAGGCAGCTACCTCAATACGGCAGGTTGGAAGGGGAAGGGGAAGTGGTCTTTCTGGTGGGAGAAGCTCCTCGCGAAAAAGAGGCCAGGGAGAAGATTCAAGCCCTGGAGAAGGAACTCTCCCAGTTGCAACAGCAAAGAAAGAGCCTGGAAGGCAAGAAGGAACTCCTTCTCACGGATATCATGAAGCTGGATGTGGAGATCAGACAGAACAGGGAGAAAGCCCAGATGCTGGAGAAGGAGCTGGAACAAGTGAGAGCAGCCATGGAGCCTCCCAGGCCTCAGGTGCAAAGCAGACCCTCTCCACCGCAGATCCAGCAAGGGGAAAGACCTCCTGTTGCTTCGCAGCCCCCCCAGTCTGTTTCCCGTTTCAAAGACATGGGAAACGGCACCGTGCTGGACAGCCGCACAGGCTTGCTCTGGGAGAAGGGGGGGTCCCCAAGGCCTGTGCGTTTCTCAGAAGCCCAAGCACATGTGGAAAAGCTCAACCAAGAAAGGTTTGGTGGGTACTCGGACTGGCGAGTCCCCAGGCTGGAGGAACTACAGAGCCTGCTTGTGGAGAAAAGCCATGAGGGCCTCAGGCTGGATCCTCTGTTTGACCGCAGGGTCCCGGCCTGTTGGTCTTCAACACAGTACGCTGTGGGGGCCCAGAAACACCACGCGGGTTTGGACTTCAAAGATGGCACAGTGCTGACCAGAAGTGAACTCACAGAGGGTTACCATGTCAGGGCCGTGAGGGGAAAGTCTGATTGAAGGCCCTCCAAGGCCTGACAAGGCCAAGGATCTTCTGAGCATGCCTAGAGAAGTACCTGGCTTGATTTGGCTTGGACCTGCACGGTTTCCTCGAGCTGGGGGCCTTATGAAAGACCCTCAAGCCTATAAATCCATCATGCAGGTGAAACATCGCTACAGATGATGATGGAATTGCAATTCCAGACACTGGTTCCCCTTCTTAAGGTTGGGGCTGTCTTTCTTCTCATCGTGCTTTTGCTCAGGAAATCTGTACAGGTGGGGCTAGCTCTGGGGGCAGGTGCACTGGCATTGGGAATTCTCTTTAGGCCTGATGCATGGGCCCTGCTTAGGACAGCCTGGACCTCACTTAGCAATACCCGCTCCTTGATGCTTCTGGCCATGGTGAGTCTGATCCTGATACTTAGCAGTTCCATGGAGCGTTCAGGCCTCATGGATCAGCTCCTCTCTGGGGTGAGGGACAGATTCTCCTCCAAGTCCTGGGCCATGGTCCTTCTGCCTGCCCTCATCGGGCTTCTTCCCATGCCCGGAGGTGCATACTTCTCGGCCCCCATGTTGGACAAGTTTGATCCTGAGGCAAGACTTTCCCCTGCCCTCAAGAGCTTCCTGAACTATTGGTTCAGGCACATATGGGAATACTGGTGGCCTCTTTTTCCGGCAGTGTTGCTTACCTGCACGGTGGCCGAGCTGGACTTGTGGAGGTACAGCCTGGCCAGCTTTCCCATGACTCTGGTGGCAGCGGCAGCTGGGATTCCCATCTTGGCCAAGGTGCCCAGAGCTCTTTTGTTGTTTGCTCCCGGGCCCTCTCATACCACCACCAATGCCCGCGGGTTTCAGGGTCTGCTGCCCATTCTCATGGCCTTGGTGCCAGGAGTCTTGATGGCGCCTGTTTTGGGTCTGGGGGCCGCAGGAGAAAAGCTCAAGCAGGCGCCCAGGGAGACATGGCTCCTGGTGGGTCTTGTGGCAGCCATCATCTGGATATGGAGGCATCCCCAAGAAGCAAGGCAACAACTCCCAGAGGTATTGATGGATCCAAAGCTTCCCAGAATGTGGCTTACCATAGCCGGGGTGCTGGTGTTCAAAGGAGTAATGGAGGCAAGCGGCGCCGCCTCTGAGGTGGGCCGCTCATTGACGGAGCTTCAGATTCCTCTGGGCGGGGTGGCGGTGGTGCTTCCCTTGATAGTCGGCCTCATCTCAGGGCTCCCCATAGCCTTTGTGGGAGCGTGTTTTCCCATTCTGCTGTCCATGCTGGCCGCCGCTGGAATTCTGCACCTGAAGCTGGTGTGGATCTTACTGGCCTTTGTCTCGGGTTTTGTGGGTAGCCTTCTTGCACCAACACATCTTTGCCTCATCCTGAGCAATGAGTATTTCCACGCTCCCTGGCCCAAGGTGTACAGTTATCTGTGGATGCCTTGTGTCTTGCTCTTGGCCGGCTCTGCAGCCTATTTCTTCTTGCTAAGAGGCCTCTTGGAATGATTCGGGCCCAGCCCCGCAAGATGTTGATTCTGTGGATTACATCAAGGCACCCATGCGCCAAGGCACGAATTCCAGATCCCCGTATCCCAGCAGTTCGCTTTTGGTCCTTTTGCCAGAGGCCACATCCAATATGGCCCTGAAGATCCTCTGGCCTGCTTCCTCCAAGGACTCGAGACCTTCCAGAATAGTGCCGCAGTCGATGTCCATATCCTCTTCCATGGAAACGTAAAGACGGCTGTTGGTGGCCAGTTTCAAGACAGGCACCGGCTTGCATCCAAAGGCAGAGCCTCTTCCAGTGGTAAAAGCCACAAGGTTGACACCTCCGGCCACCATTCCGGTCACGGAGGCTGGATCATAGCCGGGGGTGTCCATGAATACCAGGCCTTTTGCCGACACAGGCTGGGCGTAATCGTATACCTCGACTAGGTTGGTGGTGCCTCCTTTGGAGACAGCCCCAAGAGATTTCTCCAGTATGGTACTTAGCCCCCCGGCCTTGTTGCCTGGAGAGGGATTGTTGTCCATCTCACCATGGTTGCTTCGCACGTAGTCTTCCCACCAACTTATCTTTTCCAGGAGCTTGCGGGCCACTCTCTCATCCACTGCCCTTCGGGTAAGTAGATGCTCTGCCCCGTAGATCTCAGGGGTTTCCCCCAGCACCACCGTGCCCCCATGGGCCACCAAAAGATCAGCCGCCACCCCCAGGGCAGGGTTTGCGCTGATGCCGGAATACCCGTCCGAGCCGCCGCACTCCACCCCCAGGATCAAATGATCAGCCGAGACACTCACCCGAGCCACCTGCCCTGCCTGTCTGAGCATCTCTCTGACCATCTCCACTCCCGCCTCCACGCTCTTGCGGGTCCCTCCCCTCTCCTGTATCACCAGGCCCTCCAAGGGCTTGTCCTGCTCCTGCTGCACTTCCCCTAAAAGATCCCCCACCTGATTCACCTCACACCCAAGGCCCACCAGGAGCACCC
This region includes:
- a CDS encoding altronate dehydratase family protein; protein product: MGELPSVIRLHPRDNVVVARRNLAPGDLVPEEKITCMEKVEAGHKLAVSLIAKGDPVIKYDQIIGLASRLIPPGAHVHTHNLVVGDYHKDYAPGSCLKEHEFVSPQKRVTFQGILRKSGKVGTRNYIAILSSVNCSATVARAIAERFKTEYHPGVDGVVALVHAEGCGMGGRGESFEAFQRVFKGLVAHPNLAGVLLVGLGCEVNQVGDLLGEVQQEQDKPLEGLVIQERGGTRKSVEAGVEMVREMLRQAGQVARVSVSADHLILGVECGGSDGYSGISANPALGVAADLLVAHGGTVVLGETPEIYGAEHLLTRRAVDERVARKLLEKISWWEDYVRSNHGEMDNNPSPGNKAGGLSTILEKSLGAVSKGGTTNLVEVYDYAQPVSAKGLVFMDTPGYDPASVTGMVAGGVNLVAFTTGRGSAFGCKPVPVLKLATNSRLYVSMEEDMDIDCGTILEGLESLEEAGQRIFRAILDVASGKRTKSELLGYGDLEFVPWRMGALM
- a CDS encoding DUF2652 domain-containing protein, translating into MESRGIIWLSDISGYTEFLTSTEIEHANMVMMSIFSAMLEGSPMDFRVVEVEGDALFCWIPFQQEPPSLKELFQLVEHQYERFLGVQRWFVEAFECPKRCDCQVCQSLVKLRLKFVLHMGRVGVYRIKNFEKIAGLDVVVAHRLLKNTVAEPEYVLVTKELLSELGGEIQPAHWREGEDWYPVLGQVKYRYHPLKRPQAPPMVEPRLPEH
- a CDS encoding DNA-3-methyladenine glycosylase I — protein: MVRAGESSKLRRCRWCTDDPIYLAYHDLEWGVPVFDEFKLFEMLVLEGAQAGLSWLTILKKREAYRRALEGFDFTRVALFDEARIESLLRDKAIVRNRLKILSLVQNARAAMRIKERTGSFSEFLWGFVDGRPLQNRWASHEQIPSFSAQSISMARQLKALGFTFVGPVICYSFMQAVGMVNDHELGCFRHEQIRSLGLRQKQD
- a CDS encoding 4Fe-4S binding protein, which codes for MQDEQLYQSLAASIGASGSQRIERIFRMLADPQEARVLMAASPPASLEQLAERTGLALQELGPMVERLFQKGLIFFSEKNGTRKYYRVRHVPQLHDATAVALDASKELLELWRDYTDHEWTDYAKKIEAFVPQAPIRVIPVNVSLDASSRILAFEDVRHLVEEARSLAVTRCTCRVIAQRCDKPLEVCIQVNRAADYAVTRGTGRSVSKEEALEILRKCEEAGLVHVVDNRRELDHVICNCCKCCCMNWPPVKAGVKRFVVPSRFAAKVDPKLCTRCETCLEKCYFDAISMEGEDNAALVDQHKCMGCGLCVAGCPSQAMTLEEIRPEEFVPA
- a CDS encoding bacteriohemerythrin, translating into MGFFEWRDEYRVGVKLVDQQHRKLVSLVDELHEAMKSGKGSEGARRVLRGLVDYTKTHFQTEEDYMKTHSYPNFQSHKKAHEDLAKQAEELLLQVENGKLTVPIETSKFLKDWLDTHILVTDKKMGLHTRICGWDWFIGT
- a CDS encoding DUF1566 domain-containing protein is translated as MKDCVFQVPRPARTGASVLKILLLLWTSLLFSTAAFPQQLYDRSWAVVIGIDNYQHWPHLQAAVADAKAMAQRLREMGFEPITYLANAEATRDRILTEIGTRLSRDTGPNDRVFIYFAGHGYTEELPNGDQVGYLIPADCPQSNFFTYAISMQQIRETFSRMRAKHIYYVIDACFSGYGFTRGAGMVPGARGYLQVVTEKRAVQMITAGRKGDLAHEEKGHGIFTLYLLRGLRGEADLNGDGLVTATELGGYVQPNVYQASGQRQLPQYGRLEGEGEVVFLVGEAPREKEAREKIQALEKELSQLQQQRKSLEGKKELLLTDIMKLDVEIRQNREKAQMLEKELEQVRAAMEPPRPQVQSRPSPPQIQQGERPPVASQPPQSVSRFKDMGNGTVLDSRTGLLWEKGGSPRPVRFSEAQAHVEKLNQERFGGYSDWRVPRLEELQSLLVEKSHEGLRLDPLFDRRVPACWSSTQYAVGAQKHHAGLDFKDGTVLTRSELTEGYHVRAVRGKSD
- a CDS encoding carbamate kinase, whose protein sequence is MERIVMQSSFENQPLLLVALGGNALIRKGQLGTIQEQFQNLRVPMSQIARLSGSYRLIITHGNGPQVGNLLLQQECCDSLPRLPLEILVAQTQGQIGYMIESTLDSELMALGMDQEKLLVSLISYVVVDPGDPAFQNPTKPIGPAYPEEKPLLLPFPTKKTPKGYRRVVASPRPVTIVEKREIRRLSQMGFIVICCGGGGIPVIREGRSFAGVDAVIDKDLASARLAQEVGVDIFLIATDVPGVALDFATSQERFLRKLGSREAKQLLAEGQFPEGSMGPKVEACLQFLEAGGKRALICALEDIQEALEGRAGTEFFLEK
- a CDS encoding DUF401 family protein; translated protein: MMMELQFQTLVPLLKVGAVFLLIVLLLRKSVQVGLALGAGALALGILFRPDAWALLRTAWTSLSNTRSLMLLAMVSLILILSSSMERSGLMDQLLSGVRDRFSSKSWAMVLLPALIGLLPMPGGAYFSAPMLDKFDPEARLSPALKSFLNYWFRHIWEYWWPLFPAVLLTCTVAELDLWRYSLASFPMTLVAAAAGIPILAKVPRALLLFAPGPSHTTTNARGFQGLLPILMALVPGVLMAPVLGLGAAGEKLKQAPRETWLLVGLVAAIIWIWRHPQEARQQLPEVLMDPKLPRMWLTIAGVLVFKGVMEASGAASEVGRSLTELQIPLGGVAVVLPLIVGLISGLPIAFVGACFPILLSMLAAAGILHLKLVWILLAFVSGFVGSLLAPTHLCLILSNEYFHAPWPKVYSYLWMPCVLLLAGSAAYFFLLRGLLE